From Cecembia calidifontis, one genomic window encodes:
- a CDS encoding LysR family transcriptional regulator, with product MNIELRHLEYFRAVAEELNFGRAAERLFISQPGLSRQIKQMEEILEVQLFERTKRKVELTAAGQFLKAEVDYIFNHLELTKTQLKEIAAGNIGELRVGFLGSAAHTVIPELLVKISQTFPGIKTSLEELSNAIQIEMLEKDKLDLGFVRLARVPESLEMKMVHQDTFSVVLPREHPLSEHEFKHIGQLKEENFILFSQDYSSIYYDKIMSICEDKGFTPHITHKSVHALTIFKLVEAGLGVAIVPTSLKQGYDLKVKFFELDKIKQKTELFAVWKKGNRNAALGKVLGLI from the coding sequence TTGAATATAGAACTCCGCCACCTCGAATATTTCCGTGCCGTAGCCGAAGAACTCAACTTTGGACGTGCAGCGGAGCGATTATTTATCTCCCAACCGGGTCTCAGCAGACAGATCAAGCAGATGGAGGAGATATTGGAAGTACAACTCTTTGAGCGGACCAAGAGAAAAGTCGAACTCACAGCTGCCGGTCAATTCCTCAAAGCTGAAGTAGACTACATCTTCAATCACCTGGAACTCACTAAAACCCAACTGAAGGAAATTGCTGCGGGTAACATCGGGGAGTTGAGGGTTGGATTTCTAGGCTCTGCGGCTCATACAGTAATTCCTGAACTTTTGGTCAAAATTTCCCAAACATTTCCCGGTATCAAAACCTCCCTGGAGGAACTCAGCAATGCCATACAAATCGAAATGTTGGAAAAAGACAAGTTGGACTTAGGTTTTGTACGATTGGCGCGGGTTCCGGAATCCTTGGAAATGAAAATGGTCCATCAGGATACTTTTTCGGTGGTATTGCCCAGAGAGCATCCTTTATCGGAGCATGAATTCAAGCATATAGGGCAATTGAAGGAAGAAAACTTTATCCTTTTTTCTCAGGATTATTCCTCCATTTATTACGATAAGATCATGTCCATCTGCGAGGATAAGGGGTTTACACCACACATCACCCATAAGTCTGTCCATGCCCTGACCATATTCAAACTGGTGGAGGCTGGATTGGGTGTGGCCATAGTGCCCACATCCTTGAAACAAGGGTATGATTTAAAGGTGAAATTTTTTGAATTGGATAAGATTAAGCAGAAAACAGAGCTTTTTGCCGTTTGGAAAAAGGGGAACAGGAATGCGGCTTTGGGTAAGGTTTTGGGGTTGATATAA
- a CDS encoding type II toxin-antitoxin system VapB family antitoxin, which yields MRTTIDIDQKLIDEILEKTNIKTKKEAVDLALREFLRLLKMKELSKMAGKIDWTGDLGAMRTD from the coding sequence ATGAGAACCACTATTGATATTGATCAGAAGCTAATTGATGAGATTCTTGAAAAGACGAATATCAAAACAAAAAAGGAGGCGGTTGATTTGGCGCTTAGAGAGTTTCTAAGATTGCTTAAAATGAAAGAGCTTTCTAAAATGGCGGGTAAGATTGATTGGACTGGTGATTTAGGAGCCATGAGAACTGATTGA
- a CDS encoding IS1634 family transposase: MYFKFSLRKHPDTGILSGYYRLVESYRNADNRVCHRTILNIGFMEDAAPEQLNKIQKHLTEKYEQKASLFDLEEDPIVRRYVEDFWNRIVSSKKLDIKSEQQLSRMVDMDTIQHSNAREIGAENIAFRTWEKLQLTPLLLSAGFSAEDASLAATQVVSRAVYPASELKTVRWIKENSAVCELTGYDMDKITKDKLYKSALELYKVKDSLEKHLSKRTNELFDLQDKIILYDLTNTYFEGEKPNSKLAQYGRSKEKRKDAKLVVLALVVNVEGFIKYSSILEGNIADCNTLAAMIEKLSVHTCTGPAVVVLDAGIATEENLHLIRNKGYSYLCVSRTKLKDYSYVPDRLTTLLETKSKQNIRLRAVSTEKNTDYYLEVKSPSKEKKEEGMKLQFEERFEQELQKIHHALNSKGGVKKTDKVHQRIGRAKEKYPSVQYYYEITVESDPKTEQATAMSWKKNPEREQAKTDNLGVYFLRTNLNVQEEYIIWNIYNTIREIENAFRTLKTDLDLRPIYHKNDDAAMAHLHLGILAYWIVNTVRYQLKQNGIKSCWREIVRVGNTQKVITTSGKNTYDKIITTRKCTVPNKNLKEIYDILKAKYQPFKKRKSVVHKLELKKTEIPKLQLLTGG, encoded by the coding sequence ATGTATTTCAAGTTCTCTTTACGTAAACATCCCGATACGGGAATACTCAGCGGATACTACCGGCTGGTGGAAAGTTACCGTAATGCGGACAACAGGGTGTGTCATCGCACTATCCTGAATATAGGTTTCATGGAGGATGCTGCACCCGAGCAGCTCAACAAAATACAGAAACACCTTACCGAGAAGTATGAGCAGAAGGCTTCTCTTTTTGACCTGGAGGAAGATCCAATCGTCAGACGCTATGTTGAAGACTTCTGGAATCGGATCGTATCTTCCAAGAAGCTGGATATCAAGTCGGAACAGCAGCTGTCACGGATGGTGGATATGGATACCATCCAGCACAGTAATGCCAGGGAAATAGGAGCTGAGAATATTGCTTTCCGGACATGGGAGAAGCTACAGCTTACACCTTTATTACTTTCGGCGGGATTCAGCGCCGAAGATGCCAGTCTTGCAGCCACACAGGTTGTATCCCGTGCGGTATACCCCGCTTCCGAACTCAAAACTGTCCGTTGGATAAAGGAAAACTCGGCAGTCTGTGAGCTTACGGGCTATGATATGGATAAAATAACCAAGGACAAGCTGTACAAAAGTGCGCTTGAGCTGTACAAAGTCAAAGATTCACTCGAAAAGCACCTTTCCAAACGTACCAATGAACTCTTTGATCTGCAGGATAAGATCATCCTTTATGACCTGACCAACACCTACTTTGAGGGAGAAAAGCCGAACAGTAAGCTGGCACAATACGGAAGGAGCAAGGAAAAAAGAAAAGATGCGAAACTTGTTGTGCTGGCACTGGTAGTGAATGTGGAAGGGTTTATCAAGTACTCCTCAATCCTGGAAGGAAACATAGCAGACTGCAACACACTTGCCGCAATGATTGAAAAGCTTTCCGTCCACACCTGTACAGGACCTGCGGTAGTGGTACTCGATGCGGGCATAGCCACCGAAGAAAACCTGCATCTTATCCGGAACAAAGGATACAGCTACCTCTGTGTAAGCAGGACAAAACTCAAGGATTATAGCTATGTGCCCGACAGGCTTACAACTCTGCTGGAAACAAAATCAAAGCAGAACATCAGACTCAGAGCCGTGTCCACAGAAAAAAACACAGACTATTATTTAGAAGTCAAAAGCCCTTCCAAAGAGAAGAAAGAGGAAGGTATGAAGCTACAGTTCGAAGAAAGGTTTGAACAGGAGCTGCAAAAAATACACCATGCCCTCAACAGCAAGGGAGGAGTCAAAAAAACCGATAAAGTCCACCAGCGCATCGGGAGGGCCAAAGAAAAGTATCCATCAGTCCAGTATTATTATGAGATCACTGTTGAAAGTGACCCTAAAACAGAACAGGCAACAGCAATGTCATGGAAGAAAAACCCGGAACGGGAGCAGGCAAAAACCGATAATCTGGGCGTCTATTTTTTACGGACAAACCTGAACGTGCAGGAGGAGTACATCATCTGGAATATCTATAACACTATCAGGGAAATAGAAAATGCCTTCCGTACCCTCAAAACCGACCTGGACCTCAGACCGATTTACCATAAAAATGATGATGCCGCCATGGCACATCTACATCTGGGAATCCTTGCATATTGGATAGTCAATACAGTAAGGTACCAGCTCAAACAGAATGGAATAAAAAGCTGCTGGCGTGAAATAGTAAGAGTAGGCAACACACAAAAGGTCATCACTACTTCAGGGAAAAACACCTATGACAAAATCATTACCACACGCAAGTGTACAGTTCCAAACAAAAACCTAAAAGAAATCTACGACATCCTTAAGGCCAAATATCAACCGTTTAAAAAAAGAAAATCCGTAGTACACAAACTTGAACTCAAAAAAACAGAAATACCCAAATTACAGCTACTTACAGGCGGATAG
- a CDS encoding IS30 family transposase — translation MNKFKHLSQEQRYQIEALFRNGTSQTKIAAIIGVNKSTVSRELQRNTGKRGRYSGEYKAAVAQNRTDERHRLKRKRIKFTESLKEEARKFLVVDKLSPELISVTWKKQGKEGVCHETLYNWIFTAKKSSHWRYRRDRELYKNLRHGKRKRKRGNYRHTRGIIRERVPIDQRPPVVEKRQRIGDIEVDLMMGKNHKSALLVLVDRATLVTTIEKLDGKNADIIEQKIAKRIQRIGASFFKSITFDNDMAFANHYKIRDKFNIPTFFTRPYTSQDKGTVENRIGLIRAFLPKGTDLNQISREHIQNIETKINNRPIRKFNYLSPIECLMKKLGVAFMT, via the coding sequence ATGAATAAATTTAAACATCTCAGCCAGGAACAAAGGTACCAAATAGAGGCTTTATTTAGAAACGGAACTTCCCAGACCAAAATCGCTGCGATTATCGGTGTCAACAAAAGTACTGTATCCAGAGAACTTCAAAGAAATACCGGCAAGAGGGGCCGTTATAGCGGTGAATATAAGGCTGCAGTTGCCCAGAACCGTACAGACGAAAGACATAGACTCAAGAGAAAGCGAATCAAATTTACCGAGTCCCTTAAAGAAGAGGCCCGCAAATTCCTTGTTGTTGACAAATTGAGCCCAGAGCTAATATCGGTCACCTGGAAGAAACAAGGTAAAGAAGGGGTTTGTCATGAGACACTCTACAACTGGATATTTACTGCCAAAAAAAGTAGCCATTGGAGATACCGAAGGGACAGGGAGCTTTACAAGAATCTCCGGCATGGTAAAAGAAAGCGTAAGAGAGGTAATTACAGGCATACCAGAGGAATTATCAGGGAGAGAGTTCCAATTGACCAAAGGCCTCCTGTAGTTGAAAAAAGACAAAGGATAGGAGATATTGAAGTAGACCTTATGATGGGGAAAAACCACAAATCAGCTCTTTTGGTACTGGTGGACAGGGCAACCTTGGTTACTACCATAGAGAAACTTGATGGTAAAAATGCAGATATCATTGAACAGAAAATAGCAAAGAGAATACAGAGAATTGGTGCTTCGTTCTTCAAATCAATCACTTTCGATAATGATATGGCATTCGCAAACCATTATAAAATCAGAGATAAATTCAATATCCCAACATTCTTTACAAGACCATACACTTCACAGGATAAAGGAACAGTGGAAAACAGAATCGGACTTATCAGGGCTTTCCTGCCAAAGGGTACTGACCTCAATCAAATCTCTCGGGAACACATCCAAAATATAGAAACCAAAATCAATAACAGGCCAATAAGAAAGTTTAATTATCTTAGTCCTATCGAATGTCTAATGAAAAAATTAGGCGTTGCATTTATGACTTGA
- a CDS encoding IS3 family transposase, with protein MKDRATLICSDYKGLSIRRQCEVLEVPRSSLYYKPKGENEVNLKLMGIMDRHLTDHPTEGVVSMVYLLTGLGFVVGPKRIRRLFRLMGRETLYRRKNLTKSGLREYIRPYLLRNLKIERPNQVWVTDITYIPMQKGFMFLTAVMDVYSRRILSWGISNSQDAKWCKQVIEEAIREYGKPEIVNSDQGSQYTSALWINYLEGLDIKVSMDGKGRALDNVYIERFWKSIKYDYIYLNPSEDGYDLLKGVKKYIEYYNQKVHHTTREKPGERYFGATQKAA; from the coding sequence ATGAAAGATCGGGCGACATTGATTTGTTCTGATTATAAGGGGCTGTCTATAAGGAGACAGTGTGAAGTATTGGAGGTTCCCCGAAGCAGTCTATATTACAAACCAAAAGGGGAAAACGAGGTCAATCTGAAACTTATGGGAATCATGGACAGGCATCTTACCGATCACCCTACTGAAGGCGTTGTGTCGATGGTCTATCTGTTGACAGGACTGGGCTTCGTTGTCGGCCCAAAGCGCATCAGGAGGCTTTTCAGGCTGATGGGCAGGGAAACCCTTTACAGGAGGAAGAACCTTACCAAATCCGGTTTGCGTGAATATATCAGGCCTTATCTTCTCAGGAACTTAAAGATTGAAAGACCCAACCAAGTGTGGGTAACCGATATCACCTACATTCCGATGCAGAAGGGGTTTATGTTCCTGACCGCAGTCATGGATGTTTACAGCAGAAGGATACTGTCATGGGGTATATCCAACAGTCAGGACGCCAAATGGTGTAAGCAGGTAATCGAAGAGGCCATCAGAGAATATGGTAAGCCAGAGATAGTCAATTCCGATCAGGGAAGCCAGTACACATCAGCCTTATGGATCAATTACCTTGAAGGGCTGGATATCAAAGTATCAATGGACGGAAAGGGAAGGGCTTTGGACAATGTATATATTGAAAGGTTCTGGAAGTCGATCAAGTATGATTACATCTATCTGAACCCAAGCGAGGACGGTTATGACCTGCTCAAAGGTGTCAAAAAGTATATTGAATATTACAACCAAAAGGTCCATCATACCACCAGGGAGAAGCCCGGGGAAAGGTATTTTGGGGCAACCCAAAAAGCAGCATAA
- a CDS encoding GxxExxY protein has protein sequence MEYDDLSFEEERIGKVIVNASFKIHRSIGPGLLEKIYEVCLAHELRKAGLDVERQVIIPIQYDGIQIDEGLRLDLLVEDKVIIEIKSVEQVNPVWEAQIISHLKLTGLSLGYLINFNVPLIKNGIRRFRN, from the coding sequence ATGGAATATGATGATCTAAGTTTTGAAGAAGAGAGAATTGGGAAAGTAATTGTGAATGCATCTTTCAAAATTCATAGGAGCATTGGGCCCGGGCTTTTAGAAAAAATCTATGAAGTTTGTCTGGCACATGAACTGAGGAAAGCAGGTTTGGATGTGGAAAGACAAGTTATTATTCCTATTCAGTATGATGGGATACAAATTGATGAAGGTCTGAGGTTAGATTTATTGGTGGAAGATAAAGTTATCATTGAGATCAAATCAGTAGAACAAGTAAACCCTGTTTGGGAAGCGCAAATAATCAGTCATTTGAAATTGACAGGTTTGAGTTTAGGCTATTTGATTAACTTCAATGTTCCTTTAATCAAGAATGGTATTAGGCGATTCCGTAATTGA
- the vapC gene encoding type II toxin-antitoxin system VapC family toxin — protein sequence MLIDTSVWISFFDGKDPKLTFTVQELLNKDQVLICPPIYQEILQGMKYPTDFLWMKDKLSALKQIHADPFEAAEGAGQVYSVLRTKGYTIRKSYDCLIAWYASSRKVPLFHLDRDFLPISEYFDLEFYTSR from the coding sequence GTGTTGATAGATACGAGTGTGTGGATTTCTTTTTTTGATGGGAAGGACCCCAAACTTACTTTTACCGTGCAGGAATTGTTGAATAAAGATCAAGTTTTGATCTGTCCACCCATTTACCAAGAGATTTTGCAAGGGATGAAGTATCCTACCGATTTTTTATGGATGAAAGACAAATTGAGTGCATTGAAGCAGATCCATGCTGATCCATTTGAAGCGGCCGAAGGTGCTGGGCAGGTATATTCTGTCTTGAGAACCAAGGGATATACCATTCGTAAAAGCTATGATTGTTTGATTGCATGGTATGCTAGTTCTCGAAAGGTCCCTCTATTTCATTTGGACAGAGACTTTCTTCCGATTTCTGAATATTTTGATTTGGAATTTTACACTAGCCGATAA
- a CDS encoding 6-bladed beta-propeller, with the protein MQEFSCLLPDELVEERRFVLLENDQVGSEIFNIDKLIKRNGKYYVLDWAYKSILIFDDSGKFIKRFNLSGEGPGKYSRISDFDVDISGKLYVLDATLKKLFAYDRDFRFQKDFRLGFDAEKIIYLEEGGFLFALSPWNGLGYDGYRFVKTDLELKVQETWMKFDDHVDQNFVFDFGFTLSDVIVFNRPIENDIFIFSRDGNFERIVKMDFEQFNVPDNVRRDLETFMPKLSDFRFLNKFAAKTPNNFILTVGYGLTSNRNLILDTQSNKGFIEKPLALSDDIGNLRSMFLTFSFIDNNDLVSYIHPDRVDEAKSIGLPDHVVTHLEEEGYVLCVDRLR; encoded by the coding sequence ATGCAGGAGTTTAGCTGTTTGCTGCCGGATGAATTGGTTGAAGAGAGAAGGTTTGTTCTATTGGAAAATGACCAAGTGGGAAGTGAAATTTTCAATATTGATAAATTGATCAAAAGGAATGGTAAATACTATGTGTTGGATTGGGCTTACAAAAGCATCCTAATATTTGATGATTCTGGAAAATTCATCAAACGATTTAATTTGAGCGGAGAGGGACCGGGCAAATATAGTAGGATAAGTGATTTTGATGTGGATATTTCCGGTAAGCTATATGTTTTGGATGCTACTTTGAAGAAACTGTTTGCGTACGATAGGGATTTTAGGTTCCAAAAAGACTTTAGATTAGGTTTTGACGCAGAAAAAATCATATACTTGGAAGAAGGTGGATTTCTTTTTGCTTTGTCTCCTTGGAATGGTTTGGGTTATGATGGGTATAGATTTGTTAAAACTGACCTTGAACTGAAAGTACAAGAGACCTGGATGAAATTTGATGATCATGTGGATCAGAATTTTGTTTTTGACTTTGGATTTACCCTATCTGATGTCATTGTATTTAACAGACCTATAGAAAATGATATCTTTATTTTTTCCCGTGATGGAAACTTTGAGCGAATAGTTAAGATGGATTTTGAGCAATTTAATGTACCCGATAATGTCAGGAGAGATTTGGAAACATTTATGCCAAAGCTTTCGGATTTCCGTTTCCTCAATAAGTTTGCGGCAAAGACACCAAACAATTTTATCCTTACCGTTGGGTATGGCCTTACATCCAATAGAAACCTTATCTTGGATACCCAATCCAACAAGGGATTTATAGAAAAACCACTAGCATTGTCAGATGACATTGGTAACTTAAGGAGTATGTTTCTTACATTTTCATTTATTGACAACAATGATCTTGTCAGCTACATCCACCCCGACCGAGTAGATGAAGCGAAGAGCATTGGTCTGCCTGATCACGTCGTGACGCATTTGGAAGAGGAAGGGTATGTGCTTTGCGTGGATAGGTTGCGTTGA
- a CDS encoding MauE/DoxX family redox-associated membrane protein, with the protein MKYLNSISTIALSFLLFYSALEKIFNFNAFIIGIGSGNLIPSYWSYYLAHIVVGLKGLIAILVFVLKRKTLVYFSVVILVVFYMVVYFTTNLQNCGCSLFLERINL; encoded by the coding sequence ATGAAATACTTGAATAGTATTAGTACGATTGCACTTTCCTTTTTATTGTTTTATTCAGCATTAGAGAAAATATTTAATTTCAATGCATTTATTATTGGAATTGGGTCCGGAAATTTAATACCATCTTATTGGAGTTATTATTTAGCGCACATTGTTGTTGGCCTCAAAGGCCTAATAGCTATTTTAGTTTTTGTTTTAAAACGAAAAACCCTTGTGTATTTTTCAGTTGTTATATTGGTGGTTTTTTACATGGTTGTTTATTTTACTACTAACCTCCAGAATTGTGGTTGTTCTTTATTTTTGGAAAGAATAAATCTATAA
- the hutH gene encoding histidine ammonia-lyase: MKKTFQYAQQHLTASIALGIANGNIKGILSPETREKVKASATAVEKIVTNGQPVYGINTGFGPLCTTLISPDQTRKLQENLLKSHAVGVGEPIPVEISKLMLILKLHALAKGFSGIQEQTLDRILWHIENDIIPVVPKQGSVGASGDLAPLSHLFLPLIGLGKVHEGGKIRSAAEVLQQHQLSPIHLGPKEGLGLINGTQFIAAFGVKVLERFYNILAHADITGAMMLEGLLGSIKPFSTELHQLRPYAGNQHVAQTILNLLHESEIVHSHATCARVQDPYSLRCMPQVHGASRNAWLHLKHMLETEINSVTDNPVVFNETHTISGGNFHGQPIAMPLDYACLAASEIGNISDRRIYLSLEGDTPGVPKLLLKETGLNSGFMIPQYTTAALASENKGLCFPSSADSIPTSLGQEDHVSMGSIGARKALQVIENVEKILGVELFCAAQAVDFHAPMKSGKIMTALYEHVRTKIKHITEDQLMYEDMETAIAIIQSGELLALAREVAEKKGLALETQWSENFDRY; encoded by the coding sequence ATGAAGAAAACCTTCCAATACGCCCAACAACACCTCACCGCCTCCATCGCCCTAGGCATCGCCAATGGAAACATAAAAGGAATCCTCAGCCCTGAAACACGGGAAAAAGTAAAAGCCAGTGCTACTGCGGTCGAAAAAATCGTAACCAATGGCCAGCCGGTCTATGGCATCAATACAGGCTTTGGGCCATTGTGCACTACGCTGATCTCTCCCGATCAGACCCGTAAACTCCAGGAAAACCTGCTCAAAAGCCATGCAGTAGGTGTAGGCGAGCCTATTCCTGTGGAGATTTCCAAGCTGATGCTGATCCTGAAGCTTCATGCGCTAGCCAAGGGCTTCTCCGGTATACAGGAACAAACCTTGGATAGGATACTTTGGCATATTGAAAATGATATTATTCCAGTGGTACCCAAACAAGGTTCGGTAGGCGCATCGGGTGACCTCGCTCCCCTCTCCCACTTATTTTTACCGCTGATCGGATTGGGAAAGGTGCATGAAGGCGGAAAAATACGCTCGGCAGCAGAAGTCCTCCAACAGCATCAGCTGTCCCCCATCCACCTTGGCCCCAAAGAAGGACTAGGATTGATCAACGGCACGCAGTTTATTGCAGCCTTTGGAGTGAAAGTTCTAGAGCGCTTTTACAATATCCTCGCCCATGCAGACATTACAGGAGCCATGATGCTGGAAGGGCTATTGGGCTCTATCAAGCCATTTTCTACCGAACTCCATCAACTCCGACCCTATGCAGGCAATCAACATGTGGCGCAGACCATCCTCAACCTCTTACATGAATCTGAGATTGTGCATTCCCATGCCACCTGTGCCCGGGTGCAGGATCCATATTCCCTGCGCTGCATGCCCCAAGTACATGGAGCTTCCCGCAATGCATGGCTGCATTTGAAGCACATGCTGGAGACCGAAATCAACTCTGTTACCGACAACCCTGTGGTCTTTAATGAAACCCATACCATCAGCGGAGGCAACTTTCATGGTCAACCCATTGCTATGCCATTGGATTATGCTTGTTTGGCCGCATCCGAAATCGGCAATATCTCCGACCGTAGGATTTACCTTTCCTTGGAAGGCGACACACCGGGAGTACCCAAGTTACTTCTCAAAGAAACCGGCTTGAACTCTGGTTTTATGATCCCCCAATACACTACGGCAGCTTTGGCTTCTGAGAATAAGGGACTATGTTTTCCTTCATCCGCCGACAGTATTCCTACCTCCCTGGGTCAGGAAGACCATGTGAGCATGGGGAGTATTGGAGCCAGAAAAGCCTTGCAGGTGATCGAAAACGTAGAGAAAATCCTAGGAGTAGAGCTCTTCTGTGCAGCCCAAGCAGTGGACTTTCATGCACCAATGAAATCAGGAAAGATCATGACAGCTCTTTATGAACATGTGCGTACCAAAATCAAACATATCACCGAAGATCAACTCATGTATGAAGACATGGAAACCGCCATTGCAATCATCCAAAGTGGAGAATTGCTTGCCTTAGCCAGAGAAGTGGCTGAGAAGAAAGGGTTGGCTTTGGAGACGCAATGGTCAGAGAATTTTGATAGATATTAG
- a CDS encoding transposase: MNKQTRRKFSPEFKAKVALEAIKNQFTLAELSKKFDVSPVIISKWKGEFLDNMSAVFEKEHSKKKEEGPALEQLYAQIGELKVENDFLKKSCKKLGI, from the coding sequence ATGAACAAGCAAACAAGACGAAAGTTTTCTCCTGAGTTCAAGGCAAAAGTAGCCCTTGAAGCAATCAAGAATCAGTTTACATTGGCTGAATTGTCCAAGAAGTTCGATGTTAGCCCTGTGATTATATCCAAGTGGAAGGGTGAGTTTTTGGATAATATGTCAGCTGTATTTGAAAAGGAGCATTCAAAGAAAAAGGAAGAAGGCCCTGCCCTTGAGCAGCTCTATGCCCAGATCGGAGAGCTAAAAGTAGAGAATGACTTTTTAAAAAAAAGCTGCAAGAAACTGGGGATATGA
- a CDS encoding type II toxin-antitoxin system PemK/MazF family toxin, protein MKNGEVWLVNFEPQVGQEVKKTRPAIIVNDSSLGICL, encoded by the coding sequence ATGAAAAATGGAGAAGTGTGGCTGGTTAATTTTGAACCGCAAGTTGGTCAAGAAGTAAAAAAGACTAGGCCAGCAATCATTGTAAATGATAGTTCCCTTGGGATTTGCCTTTAA
- a CDS encoding IS110 family transposase: MPSTKVSKDSFKGQSIYIGIDCHHKSWKVTLLTDKFELKTMSRDPDPASLVTYLENHYPGAEYKAVYESGFNGFTVCRKLRNLGVDCQVVHAMDVPSSHKDRQQKSDKSDSRKLAQLLRSHGFEGIDVPPIHIEVDRKLLRQHFSVTRMLTSEKNRVKATLFQFGIEIPERFSSSQSRSWSKVFIEWLRSIPEIEPKLQSSINNHIETGLLLRKQLLEITKQLRSLSQTEEYKDDFSLLTSVPGIGPLGAMKILLQVYNMKRFQTMDKLCCYVGLIPKMYGSGEKMITGKLSKRGRKDIKIMLIEASWVAVRKDPALTARFNKLTERMNKNKAIIRIAKNLLNRIRHILTHKIEYEIGVVS, translated from the coding sequence ATGCCATCTACTAAAGTTAGTAAAGATTCATTTAAGGGACAATCTATCTACATTGGTATTGATTGTCACCACAAAAGTTGGAAGGTAACATTACTCACCGACAAGTTTGAACTTAAGACGATGTCAAGGGATCCGGATCCTGCATCTCTGGTAACATATCTGGAAAATCATTATCCCGGAGCTGAATATAAGGCTGTCTATGAATCAGGATTCAATGGCTTTACTGTATGTAGAAAGTTAAGAAACCTTGGTGTTGACTGTCAAGTAGTCCATGCAATGGATGTGCCTTCCAGTCATAAGGACAGGCAGCAAAAATCTGATAAATCTGATAGCAGAAAGCTGGCCCAACTTCTCCGTTCCCATGGGTTTGAAGGAATAGACGTTCCGCCAATTCACATTGAAGTGGACAGAAAGCTTCTAAGACAGCATTTTTCCGTAACAAGAATGTTGACATCTGAAAAAAACAGAGTTAAAGCGACTCTTTTTCAGTTTGGTATTGAGATTCCTGAACGGTTTAGTAGCAGTCAGTCTCGTAGCTGGTCAAAAGTATTCATTGAATGGCTAAGATCAATACCTGAAATAGAGCCGAAACTGCAAAGTAGTATCAATAACCATATTGAAACAGGTTTATTGCTCAGGAAGCAGTTGTTAGAGATAACTAAACAGCTGAGAAGCCTTTCACAAACAGAGGAATATAAAGATGACTTCAGTCTTTTGACATCAGTACCTGGCATTGGTCCACTGGGAGCTATGAAAATCCTTCTTCAGGTATATAATATGAAAAGGTTTCAGACTATGGACAAACTATGTTGCTATGTAGGGCTAATTCCCAAAATGTATGGGTCAGGAGAAAAAATGATTACTGGTAAGTTGTCAAAAAGAGGAAGAAAAGATATTAAGATCATGCTTATTGAAGCTTCGTGGGTGGCGGTCAGGAAAGATCCGGCACTTACCGCAAGATTCAATAAACTGACAGAGCGGATGAACAAAAACAAGGCAATAATCAGGATAGCTAAAAACTTATTGAATAGAATCAGACACATCCTTACCCATAAAATCGAATATGAAATTGGGGTGGTAAGCTAG